A window of Massilia sp. NR 4-1 genomic DNA:
GCTGAGTGTGGCGCTGCCGCTGTTCCTGATCACACTGACCGGCCAGTACATGCCCGGCATGCTGGTGCTGCGTAACGACGGTTTCAAGACCAGCGCCAATCCCATCGTCACCGTGACAGGACTAGGTTCGCTGCTGATGGCGCCATTCGGTTCGCATGCGTTCAATATCGCCGCGATCACGGCGGCCATCTGCACCGGCAAGGAGGCGCACGAAGACCCGTCGCGGCGCTGGATCGCCGGCATTGCGGCGGGCGTCTGCTATATCTTCGTCGGCGTATTCGGCGTGACGCTGGCCGCCGTTTTCATGGCGTTCCCGGCGACCTTCATCACCACCCTGGCTGGGCTGGCGCTGCTCGGCACCATCGGCGGCAGCCTTGCCAGCGCCCTGGCCGACGTGAAGACGCGCGAAGCCTCGCTGATCACCTTCCTGGCCGCCGCAGCCAATATCACGCTGCTTGGCATCGGCGGGGCGTTTTGGGGACTGGCGATTGGCCTGCTGGCCTATGCCGTGCTCAATGGCCGCTTCAGGCTTCCAGGCGTTCCAGCAGGCGATTGAGGGCCTGCCGGTATTGCTCTTGCATGGTCTGGGCTTTGGCCGCGACCAGCGGCAAACCGCTGCCATGCGCATGGTCGATCAGAATGTCGCGCCACAAGTGGGGTTCGGTTGTGACCTCCGCCAGCAGGGCGGTCAGGCGGTCGGTGATCTGGCGCGTCACGCCGGCAAAGGCTTCAGGCGTGGCAAAGATGGCCAGCGTCAGTTGCGGGTGGCGGCATACGGCGCCGTGATAGCGGATCAGGATGGCGCGAATTTCCTCCCGGCGGTCCGCATGCTTGACCGGGTCTTCGAGCACCTCGGCGTAGACCCGATCCGATAGCGCCCGCAACAGCCCTGTACGGTCTTGCACGTGATGGTAAAGGCTCATAGGCGTAACGCCGAGCCGGGTGGCAAGGGCGCGCATGGACAAGCCTTGGCCCCCGCTTTCATCCAGCAGCGCGAGCGCAGCCGTCAGGATGTCGCCGCGGCTCAATCCCGCTCCCTGCGCCGGGCGGCCGCGCGGGCGGCTCATGATGCGAGCCGATAGGTGGATTGGACCAGACCCGAAGGGAAGCTGCGGCTGGATACCAGCTCCAAATCAATATCCTGCGCCAGCGCGCCAAATAGCGGCCGGCCCGATCCGATCAGCACTGGCACGCTGGTGACGACCATGTCGCTGATCAGTCCATCGCGCAGGAAGGACTGCACCAGCTGGCCACCATCGACATAGATCCGGCGCACATTTTCCCCGGCCAGCTTTGCCATCGCGTCCTTCGGTGCGAGCCTGGAGAAGCGAACCTTGCCTTGCAGCGCTTGCGGCACCGGCGTATCGGCCAGTTGTTCGGAGAGCACCAGCACCGGCAGCTCGTATGGCCAGGCGCCGAAGGTCAGAACCTTCTCGTAACAGCCACGGCCCATCACGATCATGTCCTTGTCGGCGATAAAGCTGGAATAGCCATGGTC
This region includes:
- a CDS encoding TetR/AcrR family transcriptional regulator — its product is MSRPRGRPAQGAGLSRGDILTAALALLDESGGQGLSMRALATRLGVTPMSLYHHVQDRTGLLRALSDRVYAEVLEDPVKHADRREEIRAILIRYHGAVCRHPQLTLAIFATPEAFAGVTRQITDRLTALLAEVTTEPHLWRDILIDHAHGSGLPLVAAKAQTMQEQYRQALNRLLERLEA
- a CDS encoding dihydrofolate reductase family protein, with amino-acid sequence MTTAHIFIATSLDGFIARPDGNIDWLLQRDDPNEDHGYSSFIADKDMIVMGRGCYEKVLTFGAWPYELPVLVLSEQLADTPVPQALQGKVRFSRLAPKDAMAKLAGENVRRIYVDGGQLVQSFLRDGLISDMVVTSVPVLIGSGRPLFGALAQDIDLELVSSRSFPSGLVQSTYRLAS